The DNA sequence GCCCATCTCCACCATGCGCAAGGTCATCAGCCAGCGCCTGGGAGACGTGAAGCCCGGCGTGCCGCACTTCTATCTCACCATCGAGGTGGAGATGGACGCGGCGGCCAAGGTCCGTGAGGACGCCAAGGCCATCGACGTCAAGGTGTCCGTCAACGACATCATCGTGAAGGCGGCGGCCATCGCGCTGCGCCGCTCTCCGAAGATCAACGTCTCGCTGGCGGGAGATCAGATCCTCCAGTACGGCACGGCGGACGTGGGCATCGCGGTGGCCATCGAGGACGGCCTCATCACCCCCGTCATCCGTGACGCGGACCTGAAGGGCCTCCAGGCCATCTCGGCCGAGTCCCGCGACCTGGCCGAGCGCGCTCGCAAGAAGGCGCTGAAGCCGGAGGAGTACAGCGGCGGCTCGCTCACGGTGAGCAACCTGGGCATGTTCGGCATCGACCAGTTCATCGCCGTCATCAACCCGCCCCAGTCGGCCATCCTCGCGGTGGGCGCGGTGGCGGACAAGGTGGTGGTGCGCGACGGTCAGATGGTGATCCGCAAGATGATGACGGTGACGCTCTCGGGCGACCACCGCGTCATCGACGGTGCCACCGGTGCCGAGTACCTGCGCGAGCTGAAGGGCCTGCTCGAGCACCCGACGCGGCTGCTGTTCTAGCCGTGCCTGCGGCCGCCGCGTGTTACTGACGCGGCGGCTCGCTCTCTTCCTCCAGCTCTCGCTGGGCCTGGGTGACGCGGGCCTGCTCCTCGCGCTTCGTGCCGGTGGGCAGGTCCTCCTCATGCTCGTGGGAGCGGCACCGGATGCCAGGCCAGGGCTCGGGCCGCGTGGCCTCCACGTGCTCGATTCTCTCCGCGTATCCGTTTTCACTTCCCGCCGCGTCCCGTCGCTGCTCCGCCATGGCGTGTCTCCTTCCAGACAGCCTCCGAGGGGTGTCCGTGGTTGTACGGTGGGCTGCCCCGAGGGAGCCGGTAACCCGGGGACGTAGGGGGCTCGTCTCCCTGGTTGCCCGACAAGCGCTGAAAAAAGGCCGGCAGGCCGGCGCTTTCGCTGCTTAACTTCACCTCCAAATGAACGACGACATGTCACGCGAGCGGCTCGGCGGCACAGGCGCGCCGGAGCCGGAGTCTCGCGTCGGAAGCGCTCCCTCCCTCGCTTCCTCGCTGAAAGAGGCCCTGTCCGGCGCGGTCTTCCCGCTCACCGCGGAAGAGCTGGCCTGGGTGGCC is a window from the Myxococcaceae bacterium JPH2 genome containing:
- a CDS encoding DUF2795 domain-containing protein produces the protein MSRERLGGTGAPEPESRVGSAPSLASSLKEALSGAVFPLTAEELAWVARENEAPAPLLTRLGALPRGRFESVEAVARALEHAATP